Proteins co-encoded in one Brassica oleracea var. oleracea cultivar TO1000 chromosome C4, BOL, whole genome shotgun sequence genomic window:
- the LOC106336722 gene encoding putative phosphatidylinositol N-acetylglucosaminyltransferase subunit C: MDKNLAGDSTPRPKWRKVAYGGMQIGYNDNYTDETFLEEMVMNANVVRRDLLKVMKGSVSISQYLCIVALVVLVWVHTLESSRDENSLLLLDLSLLALGFLVLLLTEEKMLLLRYIANVSFFTTGLYVLAPVYQTLTRSISSDSIWAVTVSLLSLHLFLHDYSGSTIRAPGALKSPSLTSCISVNASVVASVFVASRLPSRRQVFLFAPLVTYCIKKFSFGLHLLFSFGLIGLTLDSVYALHILFFVLFLVIVVVVNVVCPYWLIRMQEYKFEINGPWDEAKLCFYITD; encoded by the coding sequence ATGGATAAGAATCTAGCCGGAGACTCAACTCCGAGACCTAAATGGCGGAAAGTAGCATACGGAGGGATGCAGATCGGATACAACGACAACTACACGGACGAAACGTTCCTCGAAGAAATGGTGATGAACGCCAACGTCGTGAGACGTGATTTGCTCAAGGTGATGAAAGGCTCTGTTTCAATCTCTCAATACCTCTGCATCGTTGCACTCGTCGTCCTTGTTTGGGTACACACTCTTGAATCATCTCGTGACGAGAACTCGCTCTTACTTCTTGATCTCTCACTCTTAGCATTAGGGTTCTTGGTTCTCCTCCTAACCGAAGAAAAAATGCTCCTCTTGCGTTACATAGCCAACGTCTCTTTCTTCACCACGGGACTCTATGTGTTAGCTCCGGTTTACCAGACGCTCACGAGATCTATCAGCTCTGATTCTATATGGGCGGTGACCGTCTCTCTCCTCTCGCTCCATCTCTTCTTGCATGATTACTCTGGTTCCACCATTAGAGCACCAGGAGCGTTGAAGAGTCCGAGTTTAACGAGCTGTATATCAGTCAATGCTTCGGTTGTAGCGTCAGTCTTTGTTGCTTCACGTCTTCCTTCGAGGCGCCAAGTCTTCCTGTTTGCTCCTCTCGTCACTTACTGCATCAAGAAATTCTCGTTTGGGTTGCATCTTTTGTTCTCGTTTGGTCTGATTGGTTTGACGCTGGACTCTGTTTATGCGCTGCACATACTCTTCTTTGTTCTGTTTCTTGTTATTGTGGTTGTTGTTAATGTTGTGTGTCCTTATTGGCTGATAAGGATGCAAGAGTATAAGTTTGAGATCAATGGTCCTTGGGATGAAGCTAAGCTTTGTTTTTACATTACAGATTGA
- the LOC106337343 gene encoding thioredoxin O1, mitochondrial isoform X1: protein MKGSFSIVRQVFQRRFSTLRSSRPSALSGSARSLIVPPSSTPSQIPRNSSLPASAFVSSSIASNFSTTCFPSTRSLCSSAGGGNGVVIVKSEEEFINAMSKAEGKIAYVSYHVQLCCSCCPLKCYLRWIFPVDLLLHCRLVWTMFIAPVIEELSKQYPDVTTYKIDIDEGGLSNTLSNLSITAVPTLQFFKEGSKKGEIVGADVAKLKNLMEQLYK from the exons ATGAAGGGAAGCTTCTCGATCGTCCGTCAGGTCTTCCAGCGCCGTTTCTCCACACTCCGGTCGTCGCGACCCTCCGCGCTGTCCGGTTCCGCCCGATCGCTTATCGTGCCCCCAAGCTCGACGCCGTCGCAGATCCCTAGAAACTCGTCGTTACCTGCCTCCGCCTTCGTCTCCTCGTCCATCGCGTCTAACTTCTCGACCACTTGTTTTCCCAGCACGAGAAGCCTCTGTTCATCAGCTGGAG GTGGAAATGGTGTGGTTATAGTGAAGTCAGAGGAAGAGTTCATCAATGCTATGAGCAAAGCTGAAGGTAAGATTGCTTACGTTTCATATCATGTGCAACTTTGCTGCTCATGTTGTCCTCTTAAATGTTATCTCAGGTGGATCTTCCCCGTCGATCTTCTACTTCACTGCCGTCTGGTGTGGACCAT GTTTATTGCTCCTGTGATAGAGGAGCTTAGTAAACAGTATCCTGATGTAACAACCTATAAGATCGACATTGATGAG GGTGGACTTTCAAACACTCTGAGCAACCTGAGTATCACGGCTGTG CCAACACTGCAGTTCTTTAAAGAAGGCTCGAAAAAGGGTGAGATTGTGGGGGCAGATGTTGCGAAGCTGAAGAATCTCATGGAACAGCTCTACAAGTGA
- the LOC106337344 gene encoding B3 domain-containing protein At2g35310, protein MDMNSWFDRVKEDRKNLSFSKTFACADLSSECMRTFPFDLMKSLPKEDLANKMVIIAKCGSSWEVDISKNPRFYYMEKSGWNQFVRDNALGKNEFVTFTHKGSMCFDVNIYGKDEKEIVRPPIMASSNNPKSF, encoded by the exons ATGGATATGAACAGTTGGTTTGATAGAGTTAAAGAAGACCGAAAGAATTTGAGCTTCTCCAAGACATTTGCTTGTGCAGATTTGTCCTCTGAATGCATG AGAACGTTTCCTTTCGACTTGATGAAAAGTCTCCCAAAAGAAGACTTGGCCAACAAGATGGTGATAATAGCAAAGTGTGGAAGCTCTTGGGAAGTAGACATCTCCAAGAACCCAAGATTCTACTACATGGAGAAGTCTGGGTGGAACCAGTTTGTGAGAGACAACGCCTTGGGCAAAAACGAGTTTGTCACCTTTACTCACAAAGGATCGATGTGCTTCGACGTGAACATCTACGGGAAAGATGAGAAGGAGATTGTCAGACCACCAATAATGGCTTCTTCTA ACAATCCCAAATCTTTTTAA
- the LOC106337343 gene encoding thioredoxin O1, mitochondrial isoform X2, translating into MKGSFSIVRQVFQRRFSTLRSSRPSALSGSARSLIVPPSSTPSQIPRNSSLPASAFVSSSIASNFSTTCFPSTRSLCSSAGGGNGVVIVKSEEEFINAMSKAEGGSSPSIFYFTAVWCGPCRFIAPVIEELSKQYPDVTTYKIDIDEGGLSNTLSNLSITAVPTLQFFKEGSKKGEIVGADVAKLKNLMEQLYK; encoded by the exons ATGAAGGGAAGCTTCTCGATCGTCCGTCAGGTCTTCCAGCGCCGTTTCTCCACACTCCGGTCGTCGCGACCCTCCGCGCTGTCCGGTTCCGCCCGATCGCTTATCGTGCCCCCAAGCTCGACGCCGTCGCAGATCCCTAGAAACTCGTCGTTACCTGCCTCCGCCTTCGTCTCCTCGTCCATCGCGTCTAACTTCTCGACCACTTGTTTTCCCAGCACGAGAAGCCTCTGTTCATCAGCTGGAG GTGGAAATGGTGTGGTTATAGTGAAGTCAGAGGAAGAGTTCATCAATGCTATGAGCAAAGCTGAAG GTGGATCTTCCCCGTCGATCTTCTACTTCACTGCCGTCTGGTGTGGACCAT GCAGGTTTATTGCTCCTGTGATAGAGGAGCTTAGTAAACAGTATCCTGATGTAACAACCTATAAGATCGACATTGATGAG GGTGGACTTTCAAACACTCTGAGCAACCTGAGTATCACGGCTGTG CCAACACTGCAGTTCTTTAAAGAAGGCTCGAAAAAGGGTGAGATTGTGGGGGCAGATGTTGCGAAGCTGAAGAATCTCATGGAACAGCTCTACAAGTGA
- the LOC106337533 gene encoding cationic amino acid transporter 5 has translation MEGEERGYWRWSKRDFFPEESFQSFGSYRAALSQTCSRFKNRLVSRSDDETERVELRKQSENEMKRCLTWWDLVWFGFGSVIGAGIFVLTGQEAREQAGPAIVLSYVVSGFSAMLSVFCYTEFSVEVPVAGGSFAYLRIELGDFAAFITAGNILLEGVVGTAAVGRAWTSYFATLLNRNPDDLRVKTDTLSPGFNLLDPIAVVVIAASATIASISTRKTSLLNWIASAVNTIVILFVIIAGFINADASNLTPFLPYGPEGVFRAAAVVYFAYTGFDSIATMAEETKNPSKDIPIGLLGSMSIITVIYCLMALALSMMQKYTDIDPNAAYSVAFQSVGMKWGKYLVALGALKGMTTVLLVGALGQARYVTHIARTHMIPPLFALVHPKTGTPINANLLVTIPSALIALFSGLDVLASLLSISTLFIFTMIPLALLVRRYYVRDVTPRADLLKLIICILIVVISSMCTSAYWGMNLKGSWIGYTITVPFWFMGTLGIVFFVPQQRSPKVWGVPLVPWIPCLSIATNIFLMGSLEAQAFVRFGVCTLVMLLYYFLFGLHATFDMAHQQIVPRS, from the coding sequence ATGGAGGGTGAGGAGAGAGGTTACTGGAGATGGAGCAAAAGAGATTTCTTTCCCGAAGAATCTTTCCAGAGCTTTGGTAGTTACAGAGCCGCTCTGTCTCAGACATGTTCACGGTTCAAGAACCGCTTGGTTAGTAGGTCTGACGATGAGACCGAGCGTGTCGAGCTCAGGAAACAGAGCGAGAACGAGATGAAACGGTGCCTCACGTGGTGGGATCTAGTCTGGTTCGGATTCGGGTCAGTGATCGGAGCTGGAATCTTTGTCTTGACAGGCCAAGAAGCTCGTGAACAAGCAGGACCAGCTATAGTACTGTCCTATGTTGTTTCAGGTTTCTCCGCTATGCTCTCTGTCTTCTGCTACACGGAGTTCTCCGTGGAAGTCCCCGTGGCTGGCGGCTCGTTCGCCTATTTAAGGATCGAGCTAGGCGATTTCGCGGCCTTTATCACTGCTGGAAACATACTTCTTGAGGGTGTAGTTGGAACCGCAGCTGTTGGTAGAGCATGGACTTCATATTTCGCCACTCTTCTGAACCGAAACCCGGACGATCTTCGGGTCAAAACCGACACCCTTAGCCCCGGTTTTAACCTCCTAGACCCGATAGCTGTCGTGGTTATAGCCGCTTCAGCTACAATCGCGTCGATAAGCACCAGAAAGACTTCACTACTCAACTGGATAGCTTCAGCTGTCAACACTATTGTAATACTTTTCGTCATAATAGCTGGTTTCATCAACGCCGACGCCTCGAATCTGACTCCATTCTTGCCCTATGGACCCGAGGGAGTGTTCCGCGCAGCCGCTGTCGTGTACTTTGCGTACACAGGGTTTGATAGCATAGCAACAATGGCTGAAGAGACAAAGAATCCATCGAAAGACATACCGATTGGTTTACTCGGTTCGATGTCGATAATCACGGTTATATACTGTCTGATGGCATTAGCCTTGAGCATGATGCAGAAGTACACAGATATAGATCCAAACGCAGCTTACTCGGTAGCGTTTCAGAGCGTTGGAATGAAGTGGGGAAAGTACTTAGTAGCTCTCGGTGCTCTCAAGGGGATGACCACAGTTCTACTAGTAGGAGCATTGGGACAAGCGAGATACGTTACTCACATCGCTCGGACACACATGATCCCTCCTCTATTTGCTCTCGTCCATCCCAAAACCGGAACACCTATAAACGCTAACCTCCTTGTAACAATCCCAAGTGCTCTCATTGCTTTGTTTTCAGGTTTAGATGTTTTGGCGAGCCTCTTATCGATAAGCACTCTCTTCATCTTCACGATGATACCTCTCGCCTTACTCGTGAGGCGGTACTACGTGAGAGACGTTACTCCAAGAGCTGATCTTCTTAAGCTTATCATCTGCATCTTGATCGTTGTGATTTCTTCAATGTGTACTTCAGCTTATTGGGGAATGAATCTCAAGGGGTCATGGATAGGATACACAATAACAGTTCCTTTCTGGTTCATGGGAACTTTGGGGATCGTGTTCTTTGTTCCTCAGCAAAGAAGTCCTAAAGTGTGGGGCGTACCGTTGGTTCCTTGGATCCCATGCTTATCAATCGCAACAAATATATTTCTCATGGGGTCTTTGGAAGCTCAGGCTTTTGTAAGGTTTGGGGTTTGCACTTTAGTTATGTTGTTGTACTACTTTTTGTTTGGTCTTCATGCAACTTTCGATATGGCTCATCAGCAAATCGTGCCACGGTCGTAG